The DNA region GCATAATTATTATTAGTTCAATTATTATTTCATGCGTCGGTAAAACCCCCACCACAATTGGTCTTCTTTCGGATTGTCCTAATAAACCTAACTGCGTATCTACTAATAATAGTAATAGTAAAAGCTATATCGAACCAATTAGATATACCGGTTCTCGAGTTGAGGCGAAAAAAATTCTATTTCTAACTTTAGAAAGCTTTAAAGATTCTAAGGTAAAAAATGTAAAAGATAAATTTATCCATGTTGAATTCTTTTCGAAAATATTTGGTTTTGTGGATGATGTTGAGTTCTATTTCAATAAGCCAGGTGTTATTGAATTTCGATCAGCATCTCGTATAGGCTACAGCGACTTGGGAGTAAACCGTAATAGAATGGAGTCTATTCGTAGTAAATTTAATGAATTATCTAATGGTAAATTGTAGATTGAATTGATTATGAAAGCTCAATTTAATAACTTGGCCCAATGGTTTGATAATGATCGTATTCAAAATAAATATAAATATTCCATTGATGAAAGTATTGATTGGCTAAGATGTATCCCCTTTGTGGGGCTCCACTTAGGGTGTTTTGCGGTATTTTTCGTTGGATGGAGTATGACGTCAATTGTTGTGGCCTTAATTTTATATACAGTTCGTATGTTTGCCATTACAGGATTCTATCATCGTTATTTCTCTCACCGAACCTTTAAAACATCCCGATTTATACAATTTCTTTTTGCAGTTTTAGGTGCTTCAGCTGTTCAAAGGGGTCCGCTTTGGTGGTCTTCATATCATAGGTATCATCATAAATATTCTGATACCAAAATGGATATCCACTCTCCCTCTCAATCTGGTTTTTGGAAAAGTCACATGTTTTGGTTTATGGGTAAGTCTAACTTTTCTACCAAAAACGATTTAATTAAAGATCTTATAAAATTTCCAGAACTAAGAATCCTTGATCGTTTTGATATTGTAATACCTTTTTTATTGGCAGTTGGCTTGTTTATTTTTGGTGATATTCTTAATAGTTACAAGCCCGAATGGGGAGCTAATGGTCCCCAATTACTTGTCTGGGGTTTTTTTATCTCTACAGTTCTTTTATTTCATGGAACCTGTTCTACAAATTCTTTAGCACACAAATTTGGTAATAGACGATATGTAACTGGTGATGATAGTAGGAATAACTTAATCATTTCTTTAATCACATTAGGTGAAGGGTGGCATAACAATCATCATCATTATCCTAATTCAGTGAACCAAGGTTTTTACTGGTGGGAAATAGATATTACTTATTGGATATTAAAAATATTATCAGTTTTTGGAATTATTTGGGATCTAAAAAAAGTGCCTGAAAATATTCTGAAGTCATCGATAATTTCTCAAAAAAATAATAATTAATGAAAATCGCTATTATCGGTACTGGAATATCAGGCTTGACTTCGGCCTATTTATTGTCAAAAGAACATTCTATTCATGTTTATGAGGCAAACGATTATATCGGTGGACATGTTCATACTCTTGCAGTTCATATAAATGGTACAAGTCATGAAATTGATACGGGCTTTATAGTATTTAACGATCGTACTTATCCAAATTTTAACAAATTACTGAATCAAATAAATGTTCTATCCCAGCCTACTAGCATGAGCTTTAGCGTCAAATGCGAAAGAACAGGCTTGGAATACAATGGGACATCCATAAACGGTCTCTTTGCACAACGATTAAATTTGCTTAAACCCTCTTTTATTTTAATGGTTAAGGACATATTAAGGTTCAACCGTGATGCAAAAGAATTTTTAAAGGATTCAGTTGAAGAAATAACATTTGGTGAGTTTTTAAACCGTGGTAGATATTCAAATTCACTAAAAAATGATTATGCACTTCCAATGGCCTCGGCTATTTGGTCCGCTAAGTCCAAAGTTATTGAGAGTTCAAA from Nitrospinota bacterium includes:
- a CDS encoding DUF1499 domain-containing protein — encoded protein: IIIISSIIISCVGKTPTTIGLLSDCPNKPNCVSTNNSNSKSYIEPIRYTGSRVEAKKILFLTLESFKDSKVKNVKDKFIHVEFFSKIFGFVDDVEFYFNKPGVIEFRSASRIGYSDLGVNRNRMESIRSKFNELSNGKL
- a CDS encoding acyl-CoA desaturase, which produces MKAQFNNLAQWFDNDRIQNKYKYSIDESIDWLRCIPFVGLHLGCFAVFFVGWSMTSIVVALILYTVRMFAITGFYHRYFSHRTFKTSRFIQFLFAVLGASAVQRGPLWWSSYHRYHHKYSDTKMDIHSPSQSGFWKSHMFWFMGKSNFSTKNDLIKDLIKFPELRILDRFDIVIPFLLAVGLFIFGDILNSYKPEWGANGPQLLVWGFFISTVLLFHGTCSTNSLAHKFGNRRYVTGDDSRNNLIISLITLGEGWHNNHHHYPNSVNQGFYWWEIDITYWILKILSVFGIIWDLKKVPENILKSSIISQKNNN